The Mycobacterium paragordonae genome includes a region encoding these proteins:
- a CDS encoding CaiB/BaiF CoA transferase family protein, giving the protein MSESKPGPLAGVRVVDLTAMVMGPYCTQIMADMGADVIKIEPPQGDDTRYVSVGPAPGMSGVFVNVNRGKRGVTLDLKSEAGRTALQALIERADVFIHSMRAAAIGRLGLSYAEVAAIKPDIVYTNCYGYSRRGPKRDLPAYDDTIQAACGLPSVQQQLTGEANYVGTIVADKVAGLTALYATMMALFHRERTGEGQEVEIGMFEAMASFMLVEHANGAMFDPPLGPAVYPRTVAPNRRPYRTSDGYVSALIYNDKHWAAFTDAVRPEWNSERYATLEGRARQIDTVYALLAETFAQRTTREWLDLLRELEIPASALSSPAALFDDPQLDAVGFFETVDSPHGPVRFPGVPTWFSRTPGGVAGPAPDLGAHTSEVLGELGLSWIESGVDGVATEPV; this is encoded by the coding sequence TCATCAAGATCGAGCCCCCACAGGGCGATGACACCCGCTACGTCTCGGTCGGCCCGGCGCCGGGGATGAGCGGCGTCTTCGTGAACGTCAATCGCGGCAAGCGCGGCGTCACTCTGGACCTGAAGTCCGAAGCCGGCCGAACCGCCCTGCAGGCCCTCATCGAACGTGCCGATGTCTTCATCCACTCGATGCGCGCCGCGGCGATCGGCCGGCTCGGACTGAGCTACGCCGAGGTCGCCGCCATCAAACCGGACATCGTGTACACCAACTGCTACGGGTACAGCCGGCGCGGTCCCAAGCGGGACCTGCCCGCCTACGACGACACCATTCAAGCCGCCTGCGGGTTGCCGTCCGTGCAGCAGCAGCTGACCGGCGAAGCCAACTATGTAGGGACGATCGTGGCCGACAAGGTCGCCGGCCTGACCGCGCTCTACGCCACGATGATGGCCCTTTTCCATCGGGAACGCACCGGTGAAGGGCAGGAGGTGGAGATCGGCATGTTCGAGGCCATGGCCTCGTTCATGCTGGTCGAGCACGCCAACGGCGCGATGTTCGACCCGCCCCTGGGCCCCGCTGTCTACCCGCGCACGGTGGCGCCCAACCGGCGGCCGTACCGCACCAGCGACGGTTACGTCTCGGCCCTGATCTACAACGACAAACATTGGGCCGCCTTCACCGATGCGGTGCGACCGGAATGGAACAGCGAGCGGTACGCGACGCTGGAGGGCCGGGCGCGGCAGATCGACACCGTGTATGCACTGCTCGCCGAGACGTTCGCCCAGCGCACCACCCGGGAATGGCTGGACCTGCTCCGCGAGCTGGAGATACCGGCATCGGCGCTGTCGTCTCCGGCGGCGTTGTTCGACGATCCGCAACTGGACGCCGTGGGTTTCTTCGAGACCGTGGACAGCCCCCATGGACCGGTGCGCTTCCCGGGTGTTCCGACCTGGTTCTCCCGTACTCCCGGCGGGGTCGCGGGGCCGGCTCCGGACCTGGGCGCACACACGTCCGAGGTGCTCGGCGAATTGGGCCTGAGCTGGATCGAGTCCGGCGTCGACGGGGTAGCCACCGAACCGGTGTGA